The segment AAAAATTCACTTTAGAAGTAGGGGGAGTAGAGGTTTACTTAACTTATAGAATACTCTTATATTGGATTTCCTATACCTTCTACCATATATGTTATTAGATTATCTATAACTTTGGATACATTTTCTTTGTCTTTATTTATAAATTCATAAACCGCTGAAGAACAAAGCATTCCTAAAAATGTATATGCCATAAAACTAGGTTCACCTTTTCTAACTTCTCCACTTTCCATTCCTTCTTTTAAATTATTTTCAATGTAACTAATATACTTTGTTATGGCGTTTTTTATTTCTGAATTAATATCTCCTCTACCCCATAATTCGCTCATGACAACCTTTACAAAATCTCTGTTATTATAAACTACATTTAACTGAATTCTGCATAATTCCCTTATCTTTGATATATAATTCTTTTCTCTTTTAACCGCTTCTTGAACCTCATCTTTGATAATACTTATACCTTCAGATATTATATAATCAAAAATCTCTTGTTTGCTTTTAAAATGATAATATAAAGTACCTTTAACAAGTCCTGCATTGGCGGCAATTTCATCCATTGTAGCTCCAGTAAATCCTTTTTCTGAAAATACTTTTACACCAGATTCAAATATAGCTTTTTTTGTCCTATTCACTTATATCACTCCATTTTAATTATTAACCCTTGGTACATAAAACACATCATATAATATATTATACTATTAAAAGCTTTTACTCAATAATGAAAATTAAAATTTAATTCAAAATTTACAGTTAGTTCACTAA is part of the Haloimpatiens sp. FM7315 genome and harbors:
- a CDS encoding TetR/AcrR family transcriptional regulator: MNRTKKAIFESGVKVFSEKGFTGATMDEIAANAGLVKGTLYYHFKSKQEIFDYIISEGISIIKDEVQEAVKREKNYISKIRELCRIQLNVVYNNRDFVKVVMSELWGRGDINSEIKNAITKYISYIENNLKEGMESGEVRKGEPSFMAYTFLGMLCSSAVYEFINKDKENVSKVIDNLITYMVEGIGNPI